GGTTTGCGATGCATGCTGTGAAGGATAATGCTGAGACATAATACTAAATGGATTTGCATCCTGTGATGATGCAAAATTGACCGTTGGCATCACATTACCACCAGATGAGTTTGTTATTGTTTGTGACATATTAAAAATGGCGGAGGAATCAAACGCACCACAATCAGTTTTACTTTGAACACGTTTTCTTTTTGGTTGCGGCTTTGTTACCCTTCTTTTATGTTCCATTAGGTCTGTTAAATAAGTTTACCATTCACTGTTCATAATAGAGCAACCAACCACTCCTGAAGACAtcttaaatatcattttttaagaGATGCCAAACAGATATGTCCATACAGTCCAGGGGGACATAACTGCAAATACCTAATATTTAGCCAAGATAAAAAGACGTCAAATTAACTTAATCAATTAACTTTTTCTCAATTCCTTGTTTTCTAATGATTGTCAGGCACCAGAGCGtggttgtttttgtaaaaagaaaaaaagtttgatatATAAGCCTTTTTAATAAATCTATACTATAAGCTAAAATGTCTAGTTCAGATAGTGAAAGTTCAGATGTATCCAGCTCCCAAAGTGAGACAAATTTTGACGAGTGTGGTCAATTTGGGTACATATTAGAACCGGAGTACACTGAAGAAGAACTCCAACAAATTGAAGCAGAAGAAACTTCTAGACAACAGgatattataaataatcctcGCAAGTTTGACACCAATTGGTGTTCATGTAAAAACTGTATAGTCATGCCATTGCCGGCGGAGTGTTTCTGCTGCCACGAATTTACGCTATTAGAAGAAAATATGAATTTGGGTGAATGTGTCACTGAAAATACAGATTTTAGAATAGTTTGTTTAAACCCCGTTGTTCTTGAAACAAGCTACATAAGTTTCCTGAGATACAAGCGCCATAGAGGGAGAGCTCCAGACGTACTTACTAACAGACAAAGCAGGCTTATGGCTTATCGTCAGTTTGTGTGTTGGGTCAGGAAAGGTCAACCACTTGGAAAGAAACACAGAATAACCCTACAAACTTGTGTAGTTAATGTCATTAAAAAAGAGTTTCCATCGTTGGATGGGGTATACGAAGGATTAAAAGAATGTGAAAGTGACACTTCAGACTCTGAATAGTTCTGAAATCATTTTCACGATTAACCAATACAATTGTAAAAGGTGATTTCTGGACGGTCAAATGATAACAAGTCCATTTCATCCTTCTGGAGTCAACtgagggccttggaattatataaatcgggcatcaatctcttcattcatgtaagtttcacctacctgccaacctttattattcaatatagaaaaataaaggttggcaggtaggtgaaactaACATGAATGAAGATctagagataaatgaaaaatatggaaaaataattAGAGTTTTGTCCCCATGTCAatgtccactaaacatagaaaatgatagtgcactAGGTCTCCATgttctatggacacattcttgttctatatcattttaatttaaatgtggacaatatcatgaatatcaaAACATAATACCTTCCAATTGTAAATGTCCAGTATATGTGTTGCCCTGCCAATTATCAGTAGGATGAGTTTGTGGGAAGTCAGCCAATactacatacattgtacatgtatataaacagtGCAGATTGTTGTTACCCTTCAGATCTGTTCTCTTTTACTACTGAACTTAGTTTTCTTGATCTCCAGTTTTCTGTCAGTTGAGAAATGTCATCCTAACCtaagatgtacatgtacgtGTAATATAAACAGCTTTAAAAGTTTCTAAgcgattatttgaaaaaatatcttgTGATGCCTTTATAATAGttaatacaaattttgatatatatacaataaagaatttatatgtctaaacatttaaaattctatATTGTATATCAAAATTTCCCATTGTGAAAAGTTAAAGAGGTAGAGGTTGTCCGTAGCAGGGTGAGTAGGGCgccttttgtcatttttttctgtattctgtactatttatacaaattttcaCTGATAACTTCACTTTATCCTACCATTGTGCATTTACTGAGCACAGCAGAGACAGACTGAGTCGTTCCCCGATAAACTTGGTAAAGTGTGACCATAGAAACAGAATGGAGCACCGGAAAACCCTGCAAAACATACTGCATATAAAGCTGAACTGACTagcaatgttttgaaaacttgtgTGACAAGGTGGTTAAATAGTTTTTCAGCATAAAAAGTAGACAGAGTTTATCTGGGCTAATCATGttgtacttgtatatatatatttatatattaccaGTGATTCAATGAATAAAgacaatgtttttgtttatcaaatacatgtaacttTATTCATATAATCAGATCACGCGTAATATGTCCATTTTCAGGAATGACACTCTGTCCTTTTGAAATCCTAGCTAGCTGGAAAAATGTTGTTAGGTGAATTAATGGCATTTGGTATGCAGCATTAGCATAACTTAATTGTATTTCCAAGAAAATTATTTTGGTCCTGTACCTTCAGTTAAAGTCCTTTTGTTAATAGAAAATGGCACTTCATGTTTCTAAAAACAAGTTTGctgtatatttgattttattggttcaatgtttcatttcagttattgcattcaaataacaatttcttCAGTTCTATTTGTTAAGACTTATATATACATTCGattttttcttctgaaaagattataattatgtcataattTTATGTTGCATGActcttaatattagaaaatgggTCATGAGCTTGTattattcttaaaattttggTATCTTAGCCTCACAAGAATGGACTGGTAGAAATTAGTGTTGGTTTTAATAGCAGACATTAATTGACCATGTTAACTGGAAAAAGATCAttattcatttcatatttatattttttcttgtcATGATTAATTAACATTaagtaggattttttttatcaagcagttaaaaTTTTTCAGGTTATTAATAAAGAAGAAGATGAAAATTGGTACAAGGCAGAACTTAATGGTAAAAGTGGATTTGTACCATCAAACtatataactatgaaaccaaatcCGTAAGTATTGGTGATAAAATTGGGAATAGAAATGGGGATAGTCTGCTCACTGTATGGAGGAGGTTGTGGGTTACTCCCTAGGCAAATCAAACCTAGaactttaaacatattaaaaatgtttttcacgCTTCTCCACTAagcacactttttttttacaatacatttcTGACAATTAAACACTGCGTTTAGAAGTAAAAGCAAAGACCCTGAAATCAGAAAAATGTTACTGGGGTAGGAGAAACGCCTGTTAATGCTGATTGTTATCTTGCTGTAGAAAACAAGTGAGACAAAGCTgagtttttatccatttcacATCAACTTTATATAGATAGGTCttatataataattgattatCAGAATGTGCATATTTTTACGTGTGCTGGTGTATAccttatcattttttatgtactACAAAACAAAGCTTGAGATTTTCAGTCAGAAAGTAAAGTAGTGTTCCCTGTACTCTGTATATATAGTATGTACATGCATAACATGCAATTATGTACCCTTTATTAGATAAGAACattaaactaaaaatattgtGATTGAGGACTGAAAAGATTAATATGAAGGAAGAAGTTGATTTATGCATTCAACAACtttcctttttgtttttgaattttatcgaaatgctttatttttagataaaaaaattgtataaaatgtttaatttttaccagggctcacactacttcagaattatagggagaagtgacttctctttttgaaactgatagggagaagtggtgagatttgaaagagaagtgcTCATTCGCGCGGTGCGCTACAATGTTTGGATTTTACTGTAGTATAAAAGgtcatttgtaaataatgttctttttatattgttcaattcataCCTGAGTATTCAATTAAagtaacattttaaattaaaagttgtttaaattttactatgGTCCTTGTGAGAAACTACCAACTAAATGTCTAGcactaaaaaaaattttgtaaaaggcaaagaatttataatatatcaattacaattaaattaaaaactatcttGTGAATGAAATCAGTGTTTCTcatcaaaagatatataaaggtaAGCTGGgccataatatattgatattagtgTAATAGTCTAAGAGTTAAGCAACTTTACAATAGTTTACAACAATCCATATAAATTATAGggaattacatgtatatacaccaatcaatgatgagtttatttagatgGAACCAAAAGTCTTTTAATGCGTGtggaattggtaatttttcctTTTGGTATCAATTTTCTTCTGTCAGCTGTTCCATCCGTGCGTCCgtagtaatttttgtaaaaatacagATTTCGGTCATAGTTGGTCCGTTTCCGATCCGTAGTTTAGAAATCAGGGACAATGGCGGACGAttgcaagaaaatttacaaaaataaacgatgtttgacaagttatttggaaaggatcatgacgtttttaatgcaataaatggatTGAACATTTACTGGGGGGAAACTTTTAtcaagtttaaatgaagtaacaaacttattttgcaGCTGAAAGTTAGGttgatgtacaaaatgtacgTTTTCGAGTAACAAGCATTGAACTTTCGGAAGTGCACCAAGTgataaaatgttgtatttttatcaaattacttGCTACACACTGCAAAAACGATGCTTCAACCTCATTTCATAAGATTATTAATTGTTTATgtctaaatttctttaattatcaataaaaagttgatGTTTCATCATcttggtaaaaattgaaaatgtccgaTGACGGAAGCGACTGAAAGCGAGTATCGTAAACAACAGGGCGACTTGTCTTCGCTTTTGGGGGTCGGGGAAAGCGAAGTCACAGTCAGGAAAGCGACTTCTCGCCCAAGTCGCCTGGTAGCATGAGCTCTGTTTTACAGtatgtataaatattaaagatgaTTTTAACTTTACAGGTGGTATGTTCCAAAGATATCAAGAGAGGAATCAGAGAAAAAATTACTTGTAAAAAGTGGTACCAATTATATACAACCTGACGGTGCTTTCCTAGTACGGCCGAGTGAAACATCACCAGGAGACTTTTCTATATCTGTCAAGTACTGTATCTGCCAACACTTTGATATGTTTTAGATGAATTACTTTACTCAAGGGGGTTAGGTTAACCTCTTAccttaaaatgatatttaatttgtataactTTAATAGTTTTAGAATGATGAATGATTGAGGATCTGTATAGGATATACAGAATAGAGACCCCCCTTCCCCCCcacaaaaaaatagagaaaaataagcaaacaaaatatataatagagAACAACAGGCAAAATAGAGcaaaaagttgtaaaataatGAAGAACAAAGTAAAAAGGCCCCCCTGTAGACCCTTTTGAGTCCTTACTTTACCTTAAGCTTGTGTAACTTATTATCATAATTTAATATTCTTTTCATCTCATATTTTGGTGGTGTCCATTAaggacatttaaattttgtgcATTGTGTATCCTTTTACATACTGGTACAATGCATATGTCTTCATAAAAgtgattatttaatttaatgttgATGTTATAAATGTACACATTGAACATAtgagtacatgtacatatatctatatatgtaaataatgatatatatgtttatggTTTGGTGTTAGTGTAAttttgtaatgtacattttgtacaatcaTACTCATTTATATAATGATACAGGTATGCCGAATGAAGGACTGTTTTCAatcatatatttagaaatatgcCATTTGGTTTTTTCATTCATAAGTGTAAATGctaaaaaatcaatacaaaactactgtataaaacaaacttactacatcataaaaaataggaataacatctttaaaaaaatcaatacacaaCCCTCAAACAAAATACccttttaccatgtttacaaattacaataataatgaaaattggagTCAAGTATTTTGAGTGATTAGTTTAGCAGAAGAAGTAAGACTTACATTCTATAAAAGAACTATCACAGAATAAACTATTTTGACTTCTGATCAAACTAAATGTATTTCATTCTCTTTGCATTTCAGATTTGGTGATAGTGTGCaacattataaaattttaagagACAGAGAGGGAAAATTCTTTCTGTGGGTTGTcaaatttaattcaataaatgAGCTTATAGAATATCACAGACAAGCATCAGTTAGTCGGACACAGAcagttgttttaaaagatatgatACATGAACAGGTATGTATTATTCTTTGTAACAGCTGATTCTATTGGGTGTGTGGGCTAAGGTAATATcattggttagcttgcttgctagctgaacattaaagtcattattaggttaggtaaactaccctctTTATGTGAAGACTAGTCCAACAGGCAACCCatctatctgtctgtaggactaggcTACTTCGAATgaagggtagtataccttaccttATAATGACTTTACAGTTCAGCTAACCAAAAATGTTACCTTTGCTtacacactcaatggaatcAGCTGTAATAGCAGACTTGATTTGTGaaattaagttttgtatatatgtagCATTTAAATATACCACCAAAGTTTTTTGTGACAAGTTGGTTTCCATGCTTATGAAATTGGATGAATCTTCTTCATAAAAGCTCTAGACTAACTTTGGGCCACACATAAATCTGTCAGCAGACATTTTTCTATcttgataaattttatattaagttttaaGTTGTACCCTTGTCTGTATACGTTGGTTTcagttctctaactttagtttgcctcaatcaAATGTTATCAAACTTATAGACAATGCTTATTAAGACAACAAACATAGATCAAGAATTTTGGTGACGTCACTTTTACTGTTATTATTATgaccctttacaaatggaaaaattgttgAAATGGTCGTTTTTTTCCTTccctaactttagtttgccacaaccaaatgttataaaacttttagacaatgcttattacaaaaaaatggtgGCTTCACTTTAACCATTCTTGAGTTATGCCTctttatatattgacaaattgCTTAATCAGTCTTTTCCATTCGTTAAATTTAGTTTGccttaaccatgttaaccaaATGATcagaaacttatacacaatgctaatAATCACAAAACAGTCTTAAGAAGTGAATACTGCATCTGTATCTAGAAATTGACTCATGCATATTTACTAGCAGGAGCAGCCCGAAATGtctctttttatttacaatgtaaaaTGAAATTGGTTGAATTATAGAATCATTGTTCAGTGTTCATGCCAATtggttaatttcattttttgaaatactaaggcttttctacatcagacatagattaccttagctgtatttggcaacacttttaggaattttggtcctcaaagctcttcaacttcgtacttatttttgcctttttaaattttttggattcaagcgtcactgatgagtcttttgtagaagaaacgctGTCTGGctactaaattttaatcctggtacctttgatatctatTATGACATGACCTTGATCTTCATTTTGTTTgaggttcattgatcaatgtcaTGTTTAAATGATCAGTTTGTTTCTCCTTTACTAAAtgataacatacatgtatataattattgttacatagaAACTGATATAATGATGATACTTGACCTACTACAGTACTACTTGTAGTATTTCCTGTACTTTCATGGCACATTGATAACTTGTTAGTTGTCATGATTTAAGTCAGATTTGTAGTTACTGTAATATAATGTCTCAACTATATTTTATCTGTAGAACCTTTCAACCTTTAGATTTGAAATGGGTCACTAGATCTTACTCCCATGTTTTGTTAATCAACATTCTGTTTGAATAGGGTAGCTATATTTGATTTGTAGAACAGTTTTAAGGTCTTAATGTATGtttgaatataataatttagATCTGAAATAGTCAATTTCATAGTACACtgtgtttgtaataaaaaaatataagtaattGGCATTGTGATTATGTGATCTATAGAATTGTAAATTGTACACATCCATATTTGGCAGGGGTCACCCACTCTTTACTTCACTTGAGGGTGTGTTGATTGAATGTCAAAATTTCctgatttataaaaatagataGCCATTAAAaaccttcatttataaaaatcgtGATATgaaatttctataaatagaaaattgtaagAACCATTATAAATTAAATCCAGGTATTACCATagcatatttatttacttatcatttatacatttgtacttccTGGTTGTAAATAGCTTCCTAGTTGACATATGATTTAAAATCCAATTTAAAGAGCTACATAAATGAACAATAAAGAtatgaacttgaaattttacAGTTGATCTAGATTTGTAAGATAAGTGTGACAAAGCATTTATAGAGTAACTTTGTTGTGAGAAGATCATTGTTATATGACaatgattttatcatttgataaagaGAAAGGAGAAAGTGAGTTTTTCATCAGTAATGTCCAAGGTCAAAGGTAAAGATATTTCAAACATAGATTGATCCAAATCATATAATATCTGGTACTTCAAAATGAAGTTATTATTTATAGGATATAAGATACAGATACTTTATTTACTTATCTAAGGGTTCTCAAGGAGCAGAATTATTACAATTGAATTTTatgagataattttttttatctgttacaTCATGTAAGGAGTTAAAATTGccttgctgataatttttttttttttatttattacagcAAGCAAGAATAGCAAGAGCATTATATGATTTTGAACCAGGAAATGCTGATGAAATTCGATTTAAAAAAGGTGATAATATAGAAGTAATTGGAGAGGAAGATTGTAATTGGTGGAAAGGACGAGTTAATGGACAAGAAGGAATATTCCCTGCAGCTTATGTCAAAATTGCatagttttaataaatagaattgacaattttttattaaaaacttgAATGTTTGAATGGAAGGTAcaaataaaagttaacagaTATTATGAGTTTGGGTGGGTACTAACATTCTATGTTCTTTGTCAGTATTTAAGATTATATGTACTCCTTGTGAAACAGGCAAGAATTTTATACCTTCCTTCTGTTTCGTAAACTTGTACAATTTTTATAACTGctgataatatattttttatccagtAATGACAAAGATGTTCAAATTTGCCATATACTTGAAAAAGCAAACTCAATTTGTATTTGAGataaaaagtgtattttttatctattaatggcaaatatgataaaatatgccatatatatataaaattgtgaaCACAAATCAGCATTTGTGgtattcaaaaaatatatttgcattaaatgTCTTCTTTGTTATCCTGATAGTAACTTGTGTGTGTACTGGATAATATTGTTAACTGCATGAGTATATTCATTTGGTCAGTACAATATGCAGAAGAAGATCCCAGtctaattttgatataacaaataataattttaacatgtttcagTCTTTTTATAGAtagatttatattatatattgttttacaaaacaTCAGTTTGCCCAGTGAATATTGAAACAAGATGATGATGAGGGTATCTCTGAAGCAGGATATCAGGGGACTTAATCCATATACTTAAGAAAATTGAtttgttaacatatatataccaaTCATGTAGAAGGAGGAAGTCTTTTATAAAATATCCAATGTCAcagttatttttaattatgactGAAACTTTGTATGATATGAGATTGTGATCCAgagtttgtatatttatttttaacatccAATTAATCAATTAGAATTATGaattatggtcattttttttttaccattaaatTTTTGGGGCCAAGTGTCCTTCAAATATCAGGAAAGTAccatagatacatgtacattcaatCCAGAAACTTAATTTTGGTCAAGAAAGTCTTCATTTTAACTGTACTTTTTATTGTCCACTTGAAATCTAGATATGTTCAGAATGAGACTTCAATATGACAGACAACCTGTGACAAGACGGGTAATGATAGAAAAAATGTGCCACAAACATGTAAAATTGCACATGTGCCAATAGTTCTTTCAGCTTGTGTGAAAACTCTTTATCTTATGTTCAGAGACTTAATGTCACAATCATTGTTGTCACATTCTGAATGGAAAACTTttcaatcattgttttatttaataacatCAATAAGTTGAGAGTTATCTGTCTTAAGGAAAACACTTTGTTCTTGCTGTATTATacttcaaattttgttttgtataacaTTGAGGTTTTTGGAACTGAATGACTGGATTAACAtcttttaatattacaaaattaatgtttgtattttattaaataattccCATGAAGCAAAGTTTTGATGCTTaggtttaataaaaaaaaatcagtttaaataaatGTCCACTTTTCACTTTTATgacaaaatacacaaaaaaaaatcatgagaGTAGCAGATAAAAAAGCATGACTTGTGACAATCCTAATTCTCAccaaaaatgttttgtatatagacgtttaattttttatttactataGGTGAACAACTTAAAATCCTATTGCTTTATTTGGAAACTATGTATTAACAATGGTGACTCCTGAAAATAGTTTGATCTTTGAACAGTATTATTTAAGCTATATCTTGTACTCTATAtactagaaatttaaaaaatactggCATGAAAAGCCAAGCTTTTCCAggaataaacaaattatatatgatactagaaattaaaaaaatactggcATGAAAAGCCAAGCTTTTCCAGGAATAAACAAACTATATATgatactaaaaattaaaaaaaaaatggcatgaaaAGCAAAGCTTTTCCAGGTTTTAacagcttctttttttttttattaataagtaTTATCAAAGTAGGAATAAATTGAACTTTACATCAATTTGACACCTGGGATGCATGCAACTTGTCTGGACAAGCATGGCACTTCTGTTTTATATTAACATCAGAATTTGTCAGTTCTGGTCATTGAAATGGAGGACTCTTCAAATTAAGATATTTGCTTTGGGACTtacattgtacaaaataaaacaaaccttCAAGCAACCCTGATAAGTAATGTGTTAGAATAAGCACTCAGACCATCCTTTAAGTAGAAC
The genomic region above belongs to Mytilus trossulus isolate FHL-02 chromosome 7, PNRI_Mtr1.1.1.hap1, whole genome shotgun sequence and contains:
- the LOC134726688 gene encoding growth factor receptor-bound protein 2-like; the encoded protein is MLLGELMAFVKIFQVINKEEDENWYKAELNGKSGFVPSNYITMKPNPWYVPKISREESEKKLLVKSGTNYIQPDGAFLVRPSETSPGDFSISVKFGDSVQHYKILRDREGKFFLWVVKFNSINELIEYHRQASVSRTQTVVLKDMIHEQQARIARALYDFEPGNADEIRFKKGDNIEVIGEEDCNWWKGRVNGQEGIFPAAYVKIA
- the LOC134726687 gene encoding uncharacterized protein LOC134726687, with product MSSSDSESSDVSSSQSETNFDECGQFGYILEPEYTEEELQQIEAEETSRQQDIINNPRKFDTNWCSCKNCIVMPLPAECFCCHEFTLLEENMNLGECVTENTDFRIVCLNPVVLETSYISFLRYKRHRGRAPDVLTNRQSRLMAYRQFVCWVRKGQPLGKKHRITLQTCVVNVIKKEFPSLDGVYEGLKECESDTSDSE